From Balearica regulorum gibbericeps isolate bBalReg1 chromosome 13, bBalReg1.pri, whole genome shotgun sequence, a single genomic window includes:
- the SPIRE2 gene encoding protein spire homolog 2: MARAGGGAPRELSLEEVLKCYEQPLNEEQAWALCFQSCRAAAAAAPAAPLRTSDIRLRGDGSVVLPSPPPELPPLLTPSAEAQMVQSLGFAIYRALDWGLDENEERELSPRLEQLIDLMTNSDSEDSGCGTADEGYGGQEEEEEGGEGPPRAVRTFGQAMRCCAARLADPAEAQAHYQAVCRALFAETVELKAFLAKIRDAKEMLQKLKEDEEVEERPAAELGSLRNTDWARLWVQLMRELRHGVKLKKVQEKQFNPLPTEYQLTPFEMLMQDIRARNYKLRKVMVDGDIPPRVKKDAHELILDFIRSRPPLKQASERRLRPLPQKQRTLHEKILEEIRQERKLRPVEMPYRGQKGYSSLPCIPHACSGRLASSSCLELSRPPASATPACPRPRVLLKAPTLAEMEEMNVLQEEDSPGTEVPLKRDRSFSEQDLAQLQSQLGGSQAVPPEPEPLQPEPRPRSGSVPASCHPLQDGSAPPRAALSAVEERPEDGSGAAPGTSSKHLWLEFSHPVESLALTVEEMINVRRVLVKAEMEKFLQSKELYSSLRKGKVCCCCRAKFPLFSWPAACLFCKRSVCSSCSLKMKMPSKKLAHIPVYALGFESLPGSLLAKALPLRRRETFHSLPGTCWRRVEEEFPHIYAQGSVLRDICSDCAGFVTDVICSSRRSVAVLNAAPCRAAKARSLYGDSWHK, from the exons AtggcgcgggcgggcggcggggccccgcGGGAGCTGTCCCTGGAGGAGGTGCTGAAGTGCTACGAGCAGCCGCTGAACGAGGAGCAGGCCTGGGCGCTCTGCTTCCAGAGctgccgcgccgccgccgccgccgcccccgcagCTCCGCTCCGCACCTCCGACATCCGCCTCCGCGGAGACGGCAGCGTAGTCCTTCCCTCACCGCCGCCCG AGCTGCCCCCGCTGCTGACGCCCTCCGCCGAAGCCCAG ATGGTGCAGTCGTTGGGCTTTGCCATCTACCGGGCGCTGGACTGGGGGCTGGACGAGAACGAGGAGCGGGAGCTGAGCCCGCGGCTGGAGCAGCTCATCGACCTGATGACCAACAGCGACTCGGAGGACAGCGGCTGCGGCACGGCCGACGAGGGCTacggggggcaggaggaggaggaggaggggggcgaGGGGCCGCCGCGCGCCGTGCGCACCTTTGGGCAGGCCATGCGGTGCTGCGCGGCCCGCCTGGCCGACCCCGCCGAGGCCCAGGCGCACTACCAGGCCGTCTGCCGCGCGCTCTTTGCCGAGACGGTGGAGCTGAAAGCCTTCCTCGCCAAGATCCGTGATGCCAAGGAG ATGCTgcagaagctgaaggaggacGAAGAGGTGGAGGAGCGGCCGGCGGCGGAGCTGGGCAGCCTGCGCAACACCGACTGG GCCCGGCTGTGGGTGCAGCTGATGCGGGAGCTGCGGCACGGCGTGAAGCTGAAGAAGGTGCAGGAGAAGCAGTTCAACCCCCTGCCCACCGAGTACCAGCTCACCCCCTTCGAGATGCTCATGCAGGACATCCGCGCCCGCAACTACAAACTCCGCAAGGTCATG gtGGACGGAGACATCCCCCCCCGGGTGAAGAAGGACGCCCACGAGCTCATCCTCGACTTCATCCGCTCCCGGCCCCCGCTGAAGCAG GCGTCGGAGCGGCGGCTGCGGCCCCTGCCCCAGAAGCAGAGGACGCTCCACGAGAAGATCCTGGAGGAGAtcaggcaggagaggaagctTCGGCCCGTGGAGATGCCGTACCGCGGCCAGAAAG GCTacagctccctgccctgcatCCCCCACGCCTGCTCGGGCCGCCtggcctccagctcctgcctcgAGCTCTCCCGGCCCCCGGCGAGCGCCACGCCGGCGTGCCCGCGGCCCCGCGTCCTGCTCAAGGCGCCCACCCTGGCCGAGATGGAGGAGATGAACGT CTTGCAGGAAGAGGACTCTCCGGGCACCGAGGTGCCGCTGAAGCGGGATCGCTCCTTCTCGGAGCAGGACCTGGcgcagctgcagagccagctgggGGGCAGCCAGGCCGTGCCCCCGGAGCCGGAGCCGCTGCAGcccgagccccggccccgctcag GCTCCGTCCCCGCCAGCTGCCACCCGCTGCAGGACGGCTCAGCGCCGCCCCGGGCTGCCCTCAGCGCCGTGGAGGAGAGGCCAGAGGACGGATCCGGCGCTGCCCCCGGCACCAGCTCCAAGCACCTCTGGCTG GAGTTCAGCCACCCCGTGGAGAGCCTGGCCCTCACCGTGGAGGAGATGATCAACGTGCGCAGGGTGCTGGTCAAGGCCGAGATGGAGAAGTTCCTGCAGAGCAAGGAGCTGTACAGCAGCCTGCGGAAGGGGAAG gtctgctgctgctgcagggccaaGTTCCCCCTCTTCTCCTGGCCCGCGGCGTGCCTCTTCTGCAAGCG GTCtgtctgcagctcctgcagcctgaAG ATGAAGATGCCTTCCAAGAAGCTGGCTCACATCCCCGTCTACGCGCTGGGCTTCGAGAGCCTCCCGGGCTCGCTGCTGGCCAAAGCCCTGCCGCTGCGGAGGAGAGAGACCTTCCA ctcGCTCCCGGGCACGTGCTGGCGCCGGGTGGAAGAGGAGTTCCCCCACATCTACGCCCAGGGCTCCGTCCTGCGCGACATCTGCAGCGACTGCGCCGGCTTCGTCACCGACGTCATCTGCTCCAGCCGCCGCAGCGTGGCCGTCCTCAACGCCGCGCCGTGCCGCGCCGCCAAGGCCCGCTCCCTCTACGGTGACTCCTGGCACAAGTGA